The following are encoded together in the Cicer arietinum cultivar CDC Frontier isolate Library 1 chromosome 2, Cicar.CDCFrontier_v2.0, whole genome shotgun sequence genome:
- the LOC101510868 gene encoding ribonuclease 3-like protein 2 isoform X1, producing MESSVDAVENIIGYTFKNKKLLEQALTHSSYPESVSYERLEFLGDAVLGLAISNHLFLAYTSVHPGKLSLLRAANVSTEKLARAAVRHGLHRYFRHNTISLVDKVTEFVDAVAREKNHRALVVYGGLVKAPKILADIVESIAAAVYVDVDFDLQRLWVIIRGLLEPIVTLDDLEQQPQPVTMLFEICQKNGKKVDIKHGRSATKSTASVYVDGQLFASASSDQKDIARLDAAKVALHKLEHMLPATASTVMFDCCAGGIDDTFEIEAAKQKLYAICGTKKWPKPVYSIEKDEGTPQEKKFVTSVQIATPGGILQMSGDERSRVKDADNSAASFMIRALQECKWLLSI from the exons ATGGAATCTTCAGTTGACGCAGTTGAGAACATAATCGGTTACACATTCAAAAACAAGAAGCTTCTAGAACAAGCCCTAACACACTCTTCTTACCCCGAATCCGTTTCTTACGAGCGTCTCGAATTCCTAGGCGACGCCGTTTTAGGACTCGCTATCAGTAACCACCTTTTCCTCGCTTACACTTCCGTTCATCCCGGTAAACTCTCTCTCCTCCGTGCCGCCAACGTCAGCACCGAGAAACTCGCTCGCGCCGCCGTTCGTCATGGTCTTCACCGCTACTTCCGTCACAACACCATTTCTCTCGTTGACAAAGTTACTGAGTTTGTCGACGCCGTTGCTCGAGAGAAGAATCATCGTGCTCTTGTTGTTTATGGTGGATTGGTGAAAGCTCCTAAGATTCTTGCTGATATTGTTGAATCTATTGCTGCTGCTGTTTACGTTGATGTTGATTTCGATCTTCAAAGATTATGGGTG ATAATAAGAGGTCTTTTGGAGCCGATAGTAACACTGGATGATCTGGAACAACAACCGCAACCAGTGACAATGCTGTTTGAGATTTGCCAAAAGAATGGCAAAAAAGTTGACATAAAACACGGGAGGAGTGCTACCAAAAGTACTGCCAGTGTCTATGTTGATGGACAACTTTTTGCCTCGGCTTCCTCTGATCAGAAGGACATTGCAAGGCTTGATGCTGCCAAGGTTGCCTTGCATAAACTGGAGCATATGCTGCCTGCCACTGCCAGTACCGTGATGTTTGACTGTTGTGCCGGCGGCATTGATGATACCTTTGAGATTGAAGCTGCCAAGCAGAAGTTATACGCAATTTGTGGGACAAAAAAATGGCCTAAACCAGTATACAG TATTGAGAAAGACGAAGGTACTCCCCaggaaaagaaatttgtcaCCTCTGTTCAGATAGCTACTCCAGGTGGTATACTCCAAATGTCAGGGGACGAAAGGTCTCGCGTGAAGGATGCAGATAACTCTGCAGCTTCCTTTATGATTCGCGCCTTACAAGAAT GCAAATGGTTACTCAGTATCTGA
- the LOC101510868 gene encoding ribonuclease 3-like protein 2 isoform X2, producing MESSVDAVENIIGYTFKNKKLLEQALTHSSYPESVSYERLEFLGDAVLGLAISNHLFLAYTSVHPGKLSLLRAANVSTEKLARAAVRHGLHRYFRHNTISLVDKVTEFVDAVAREKNHRALVVYGGLVKAPKILADIVESIAAAVYVDVDFDLQRLWVIIRGLLEPIVTLDDLEQQPQPVTMLFEICQKNGKKVDIKHGRSATKSTASVYVDGQLFASASSDQKDIARLDAAKVALHKLEHMLPATASTVMFDCCAGGIDDTFEIEAAKQKLYAICGTKKWPKPVYSIEKDEGTPQEKKFVTSVQIATPGGILQMSGDERSRVKDADNSAASFMIRALQECKYV from the exons ATGGAATCTTCAGTTGACGCAGTTGAGAACATAATCGGTTACACATTCAAAAACAAGAAGCTTCTAGAACAAGCCCTAACACACTCTTCTTACCCCGAATCCGTTTCTTACGAGCGTCTCGAATTCCTAGGCGACGCCGTTTTAGGACTCGCTATCAGTAACCACCTTTTCCTCGCTTACACTTCCGTTCATCCCGGTAAACTCTCTCTCCTCCGTGCCGCCAACGTCAGCACCGAGAAACTCGCTCGCGCCGCCGTTCGTCATGGTCTTCACCGCTACTTCCGTCACAACACCATTTCTCTCGTTGACAAAGTTACTGAGTTTGTCGACGCCGTTGCTCGAGAGAAGAATCATCGTGCTCTTGTTGTTTATGGTGGATTGGTGAAAGCTCCTAAGATTCTTGCTGATATTGTTGAATCTATTGCTGCTGCTGTTTACGTTGATGTTGATTTCGATCTTCAAAGATTATGGGTG ATAATAAGAGGTCTTTTGGAGCCGATAGTAACACTGGATGATCTGGAACAACAACCGCAACCAGTGACAATGCTGTTTGAGATTTGCCAAAAGAATGGCAAAAAAGTTGACATAAAACACGGGAGGAGTGCTACCAAAAGTACTGCCAGTGTCTATGTTGATGGACAACTTTTTGCCTCGGCTTCCTCTGATCAGAAGGACATTGCAAGGCTTGATGCTGCCAAGGTTGCCTTGCATAAACTGGAGCATATGCTGCCTGCCACTGCCAGTACCGTGATGTTTGACTGTTGTGCCGGCGGCATTGATGATACCTTTGAGATTGAAGCTGCCAAGCAGAAGTTATACGCAATTTGTGGGACAAAAAAATGGCCTAAACCAGTATACAG TATTGAGAAAGACGAAGGTACTCCCCaggaaaagaaatttgtcaCCTCTGTTCAGATAGCTACTCCAGGTGGTATACTCCAAATGTCAGGGGACGAAAGGTCTCGCGTGAAGGATGCAGATAACTCTGCAGCTTCCTTTATGATTCGCGCCTTACAAGAATGTAAGTATGTGTGA
- the LOC101511188 gene encoding uncharacterized protein isoform X2, with protein MTDLFHDLAPLLWNAFGIAAVFLQEIISTYPALSPPTLTPAHSIRVCNALALLQCVACHPDTRMLLIKAYIPLYLYPILRTTNMSAPYEFLRLASLGVIGALVKANTKEVFTFLLSSEIIPLCLLNMEIGRETTKTIATFIVEKIMSDEVGLDYVCATAERYFAVGRVLDIVLESLEKQPSPRLLKIIIPCYARLSSNPRAGLALTSNLPDNFGDVTFIDGLREDPTTWNWVKQLLDNARANQARSVIGRGGGGGIDDNVAPSSE; from the exons ATGACCGACTTATTCCATGATCTTGCACCATTATTGTGGAATGCTTTTGGTATTGCTGCAGTCTTTTTACAG GAAATAATTTCAACATATCCTGCTCTTTCACCACCTACTCTTACTCCAGCTCATTCAATTCGAGTCTGCAATGCTCTTGCACTACTTCAG TGTGTGGCATGTCACCCTGATACAAGGATGTTATTGATCAAGG CTTATATACCTCTCTATTTGTATCCGATCCTTCGAACCACAAACATGTCAGCACCATATGAGTTTTTGAGGCTTGCTAGTCTTGGAGTCATTGGTGCCTTGGTGAAG GCTAACACTAAAGAAGTTTTTACTTTCCTTCTTTCAAGCGAGATAATTCCGCTGTGTTTGCTCAATATGGAAATCGGCAGAGAAACGACAAAAACA ATTGCAACATTTATAGTTGAGAAGATTATGTCGGACGAGGTTGGTTTGGACTATGTTTGTGCTACAGCAGAGCGTTATTTCGCAGTTGGTAGAGTTTTGGATATTGTGTTGGAAAGTCTTGAGAAACAACCTTCACCTCGTCTTTTGAAGATTATAATTCCATGTTATGCTCGTTTGTCTTCTAATCCCAG GGCTGGCCTTGCATTAACAAGCAATCTTCCAGACAACTTTGGGGATGTCACTTTCATTGATGGCCTTCGT GAAGACCCAACAACTTGGAATTGGGTAAAGCAGTTGCTTGACAATGCTAGGGCGAACCAAGCTCGTTCAGTGATAGGcagaggaggaggaggaggaatTGATGACAATGTGGCACCATCATCAGAATAA
- the LOC101511188 gene encoding uncharacterized protein isoform X1 translates to MTDLFHDLAPLLWNAFGIAAVFLQEIISTYPALSPPTLTPAHSIRVCNALALLQCVACHPDTRMLLIKAYIPLYLYPILRTTNMSAPYEFLRLASLGVIGALVKANTKEVFTFLLSSEIIPLCLLNMEIGRETTKTIATFIVEKIMSDEVGLDYVCATAERYFAVGRVLDIVLESLEKQPSPRLLKIIIPCYARLSSNPSRAGLALTSNLPDNFGDVTFIDGLREDPTTWNWVKQLLDNARANQARSVIGRGGGGGIDDNVAPSSE, encoded by the exons ATGACCGACTTATTCCATGATCTTGCACCATTATTGTGGAATGCTTTTGGTATTGCTGCAGTCTTTTTACAG GAAATAATTTCAACATATCCTGCTCTTTCACCACCTACTCTTACTCCAGCTCATTCAATTCGAGTCTGCAATGCTCTTGCACTACTTCAG TGTGTGGCATGTCACCCTGATACAAGGATGTTATTGATCAAGG CTTATATACCTCTCTATTTGTATCCGATCCTTCGAACCACAAACATGTCAGCACCATATGAGTTTTTGAGGCTTGCTAGTCTTGGAGTCATTGGTGCCTTGGTGAAG GCTAACACTAAAGAAGTTTTTACTTTCCTTCTTTCAAGCGAGATAATTCCGCTGTGTTTGCTCAATATGGAAATCGGCAGAGAAACGACAAAAACA ATTGCAACATTTATAGTTGAGAAGATTATGTCGGACGAGGTTGGTTTGGACTATGTTTGTGCTACAGCAGAGCGTTATTTCGCAGTTGGTAGAGTTTTGGATATTGTGTTGGAAAGTCTTGAGAAACAACCTTCACCTCGTCTTTTGAAGATTATAATTCCATGTTATGCTCGTTTGTCTTCTAATCCCAG CAGGGCTGGCCTTGCATTAACAAGCAATCTTCCAGACAACTTTGGGGATGTCACTTTCATTGATGGCCTTCGT GAAGACCCAACAACTTGGAATTGGGTAAAGCAGTTGCTTGACAATGCTAGGGCGAACCAAGCTCGTTCAGTGATAGGcagaggaggaggaggaggaatTGATGACAATGTGGCACCATCATCAGAATAA